The Elusimicrobiaceae bacterium genome has a window encoding:
- a CDS encoding HD domain-containing protein, which yields MNKNPLNNEIYFKRTRPQTPDVRGEFFRDQTKIIHSLPFRRLKHKTQVFFAPDNDHICTRIEHVLHVATIAAAICRGLNQSGNWNLDQDLAYAIGLGHDIGHAPFGHEGERALASCIAPKPFLHEVNSYRVVEQLANYGEGLNLTYAVKDGILCHCGEDFATKELRPATTPNKLEDIQNRRCLPTTYEGCIVRVSDKIAYLGRDIEDAVKAKLITKKDIPLIVQDEIGTSNGEIINTLTLDLIEHSKDKDFIGFSPEKTDIILQLRDFNYERIYNNAQMKQRKETIDKRIADLFEYFRWIFDKYGFDYLMYEKEGKQTAVSFSKYIQSMEKVYQKDPSQKDQIITDYIAGMTDSYALSVMEDVILPNSIKFFS from the coding sequence ATGAATAAAAACCCGCTAAATAATGAAATTTACTTTAAACGTACCCGTCCGCAAACGCCGGATGTGCGCGGAGAGTTTTTCCGCGATCAAACCAAAATCATACACTCTTTACCTTTTCGCAGACTTAAACACAAAACTCAAGTTTTCTTTGCTCCGGATAATGACCACATCTGCACACGTATTGAACACGTATTACATGTGGCCACCATTGCAGCGGCTATCTGCAGAGGATTAAATCAAAGCGGGAATTGGAATTTGGACCAAGATTTAGCCTATGCTATCGGCTTAGGGCATGATATTGGGCATGCCCCGTTTGGACACGAGGGGGAACGTGCTTTAGCCTCTTGTATAGCCCCCAAACCTTTTCTGCATGAAGTCAACAGCTACCGCGTGGTAGAACAATTAGCCAACTACGGAGAAGGATTGAATCTGACCTATGCCGTTAAAGACGGTATCTTATGTCACTGTGGGGAAGACTTTGCAACTAAAGAATTACGTCCTGCCACCACCCCAAACAAATTAGAAGATATCCAAAATCGCCGTTGTTTGCCCACCACTTACGAAGGGTGTATTGTACGTGTGTCTGATAAAATTGCCTATTTAGGACGAGATATTGAAGATGCTGTCAAAGCCAAATTGATTACCAAAAAAGACATACCCCTTATTGTACAAGATGAAATCGGCACTTCTAATGGGGAAATCATCAACACCTTAACATTGGATTTAATAGAACATTCCAAAGATAAAGATTTTATTGGTTTCTCTCCCGAAAAAACAGATATTATTTTACAGTTGCGTGATTTTAATTATGAGCGTATTTATAACAATGCACAGATGAAACAAAGAAAAGAAACTATCGACAAACGCATTGCCGATCTGTTTGAATATTTTCGGTGGATTTTTGATAAGTATGGATTTGATTATCTCATGTATGAAAAAGAAGGAAAACAAACCGCCGTCAGTTTTTCCAAGTATATACAATCTATGGAAAAAGTCTATCAAAAAGACCCTTCCCAAAAAGATCAAATCATTACTGACTACATAGCAGGAATGACAGATTCGTATGCTTTAAGCGTTATGGAAGATGTAATACTTCCTAACTCTATCAAATTCTTCAGTTAA
- the coaD gene encoding pantetheine-phosphate adenylyltransferase has translation MSKKIAVYQGTFDPFTNGHLEVAKDALSIFDEVIILLLVNPVKKPLFSVEERKEMILQTIQTLDGVSVDSYQGLLADYMKEKGLTCCVRGIRNERDYAYELENHQLSKVFCPDLKTFFLPCDPLWANVSSGAVKAACAYGSLPATWVSSAVVQNLLQKFPKIKLVK, from the coding sequence ATGAGTAAAAAAATAGCGGTTTATCAAGGCACTTTTGACCCTTTTACCAACGGACATTTGGAAGTAGCGAAAGATGCTTTATCTATATTTGATGAAGTTATTATTTTATTGTTGGTAAATCCGGTCAAAAAACCGCTTTTTTCCGTAGAAGAAAGAAAAGAGATGATTTTACAAACCATACAAACGCTGGATGGCGTGTCGGTAGACTCTTATCAAGGCCTTTTGGCAGATTATATGAAAGAAAAAGGGCTGACTTGTTGCGTAAGAGGCATTCGTAATGAGCGCGATTATGCCTATGAGTTGGAAAATCATCAATTGAGTAAGGTTTTTTGTCCTGATTTGAAAACTTTTTTTCTTCCCTGTGACCCTTTGTGGGCGAACGTAAGTTCCGGTGCTGTAAAAGCGGCTTGCGCTTACGGAAGTCTTCCTGCTACGTGGGTTTCCTCTGCAGTGGTTCAAAATTTACTTCAAAAATTCCCTAAAATTAAACTTGTAAAATAG